DNA from Candidatus Ishikawaella capsulata Mpkobe:
CAAACATATAGCTTGCTCTCCTAGCTCTCCTAATAGTACTAAAATTTAAGTAGTAAAATTTTTAGATATGTAGTGATGAACGCTGTACAATAATGTATAAAAATCTTAAATTATGGCTAATAACAAAAAATAAATTTAATTTAAATTAAAATTTATTGAGATATGCAATAAGTTAGGTAACTTTTTTATCATTAATAATCAGATCAAATATAAGTAAAATAAGTAACTAAATTATTTAAGCACTAAATAAGCTTTTATAACCGAATAAGAAACTTATAAATTATCAACTGTGAATATTTTATTTTATTCCCAAAGTATGACAAATAGCATAACTTATATCATAGCGATTCATAGTATAGAAATGAAAATTCTTGACACCTTCGTAAGATAAAATTTTTACCATCTCTATGGCAATACTTGCTCCAATCATTTTGCATATTTCCGGATTATCTAAGCCTTGAAACATAATTTTCATCCAGTTAGGTATCTTTACATTAGTAAATGAAGCAAATTTTTGAACTTGCTTAAAATTTAAAATAGGTAATATTCCTGGTATAATTTCCGATTCAATTCCAATGGCAAGGCAGCGATCACGAAAACGTAAATAACTATCTATATCAAAAAAAAACTGTGTAATAGCTCTATTAGCACCATTATCAAACTTGCGTTTTAAATTAATTAAGTCAGCTTGTGCACTCTTAGCCTCCGGATGAACTTCAGGGTAGGCGGCTACAGAAATATCGAAATCACCTATTTTTTTCAGTAAATAGACAAGATCAGAAGCGTAAATTCTTGCATTTTTTTTATTTTTAAATGAATCTCCACGTAATGCTACAATATGTCTAATTCCATTAGACCAGTATTTTTGAGCAATCATGTGTAATTCTTCACATGTATTATTAATACAAGTTAAGTGAGGAGCCACTTCTAATTTAGTGTTATTTTTAATATCTTTAATAACATTATATGTAAATTGACAATCTTCAGGATTAACACCTTGAGTAACAGAAACAAATTTTGGTTTTAAACTACTTAATTGAAGTATGGACTGCCAAAGTATCTTTTTCATTTCGTTCGTACGAGGAGGAAAAAATTCAAAAGAAACATTAACATCTCCATTTAATTTGGAGATACTTTGATTGAGTATTTCTCTTTGGTTAACGTGAAAAAAAACCATTTAGTTACCTTAGTGGTTAAATATATAGTATTTCTGGAACAGAAAAACATTCAATAAATGTATCAAGAAGTAGTTTAACTAATTATAATATTATTACATAATTTGTTTTTAATACACATATAAAACTATGTCAGTTTTTAGTTATTGACTTAAATGCATTATCTAAATCTGTAATTAAATCCTGAGGATTTTCAATACCAACCGAAATCCGGAGTAATGTTTCTGAAATACCAGCTTTAGCACGTGATTGCGCTGATATTCCTGCATGTGTCATTGTGGCAGCGTGAGATATTAAACTTTCTACACCTCCTAATGATTCAGCAAGTGTAAACAGTCTAAGTGATTTTAAAAATTTTCTTAAATCATACTCATCAACATCTAACTCGAAACTCAGCATAGCTCCAAATCCATGTTGCTGACATACGGCGAATTTATAACCAGGATTACTTGGTAATGACGGATGATATAATTTTTTAACTAATGGTTGTTTTTTTAAAAATTCTATAATCAATAAAGTATTATTTTGAGCAGACAGCATGCGCAACGTTAATGTACGTAACCCGCGAAGTAATAAATAGCTATCAAAAGCGCCACTTGTAACACCTATATTATTTGCCCACCAAGCCAAGTCATTTACTATTGATGAATCTTTAGATATTACTACACCACCTAAAGTATCAGAATGACCATTAAGATATTTAGTACAAGAATGAATTACTAAATCAGCACCTAAAGTTAATGGATTCTGCAATACTGGACTAAGAAAAGTATTATCCACAACACTGAGAGTGCCATTTTCACGTGCAATTTTGCATAGGTATGGTATATCTACTACCCGTAATAAAGGATTACTAGGACTTTCAATTAATAGTAGCTGAGGTTTTTCTAAAAAAACTTTTTCTAAACCCACTTTATTGTTTTGATCAATAAATTTTACACGGTAAACTCCACGTTGACTTAAACTATCAAACAAACGATATGTTCCACCATAACAATCATATGGGGCAATAATTAAATCTTTAGGTTTAAGAAATGCTGTAGTTATTAAATGAATAGCAGACATTCCTGTATTAGTTAATACAGCTCCTATTCCACCTTCTAACTCTGCTAAAGTTCGTTGAACTATATCACGAGTTGGATTACCACGACGTGAATAATCATAAATACGTGGTGTATTAAAATCTATAAAATTATAAGTAGTTGAGAGATAAATAGGAGGAACAACACAGCCATGTTGCTCATCATTATTCAAACCACTATGAACTGCAGTTGTTTCCTGTTTGTAGGTCATAACATTTAATGTTCCTGAGCGGCACAATAAAATAAATAGGATAACCTTATTTATTTAAATATCTAGTATATTTAAAGAGTAAATATTCTATATAGTTGTCTATTGAAAGAAATTTATTTTTCTTTAGAACCTTGTATTTTAAAACGTTTGTTAAATAATTCTACACGACCTCCAGTATCAACGATGCGTTGTTTCCGAGTATAAAATGGGTGACATTTACCACAGACGTCTAAAATTATTTTGTGCTTTAGAGTAGAACGTGTATTAATTATGTTACCACAGGAACATGCTATAGTAACATTTTGATATGTAGGATGAATATTTGTTTTTTTCAAAATTATACCTCTTATAAAAACTCGATATTTTGACTTATTCCTAATTTATTTTAAGCATATTATATGCTTTACTATAGTAGCGCAAGCTAATAATTTTCTTAAGAAAAGTCAGTATATTATTTTTTTTAGAATTAAAAATACAATGAATTTTATTCAGGTAGCTTTATTTGTTCATCTACCATCGCTTTTTGATTATATTTTACCTCCTCATATGTATACAGTACAAGGAGCAAGAGTTAAAGTACCATTTCGTAATAAAAAACTTATTGGTATTGTAGCTAATATAAGTAAAGATAGTAAATTACCTTATACTAAATTAAAACATGTTACCGAAGTAATAGATAATGAATCATTGTTTTCACCCACATTGTGGCACTGTTTACAATGGGCAGCTACATATTATCATATTTCACTAAGTAAGGTTTTGATTAATGCCTTACCAAAATTTTTACGTCAAGGCAAATTGATAGATGAAGAATATATATGTAAATGGAAAATTACAGTTAAAGGTCAAGAAATAGATATAAATTATTTATACAAAACACCCAAACAACAACATATATTAAATATTCTACGTCAAAAATCTTTAACTAATCATGAAATATTTAAGTTTAATTTAAATAAAAATATATTAAATATTCTGTGTGACAAAGGACTTTGTATAGTAGAAAAATGTCTTTTGCAAACCAAAGATTGGCGAAATAGTGTATCATTAAAAAACACAAAGGTAGTATTAAACAGTGAACAAAAAAGTGTATTTGAAGCGGTAATGGATAAAAGAAAAGATTTTCATGTTTGGCTGTTAGTAACTATGATGAGTATTGATAAAACACCAGTTTATTTCTCCATTATAGAACAAATGCTATTGAATGGTAAACAAATTTTGTTTTTAGTCCCTACTATAGAAATAGCGCAAGTAATTACTTTTAAATTACGTAAAATATTTAAAGTACCTATTGATTTATTGCATTCTGAGTTGAAAGATAAAGAACGTATGACTATTTGGTTACGCGCTAAACGTGGTGAAACAGCTATAATTATTGGAACCCGTTTAGCAGTTTTTACTCCTTTAGCTTATCCAGGAATAATTCTTCTTGAAGAAGAGCATGATATTTCTTATAAGCAACCATATGGATGGCACTATCATGCTCGTAATTTAGCAATACTTAGAGCAAAAAAAGAAAATATTCCTATTATATTAGCCTCAGCAACACCTACGATAGAAACATTATATAATGTCAAACAAGGAAAATATAATCAGCTTATTTTAGGCAAAAATTTAATTCAATCAAAAGTATCTATAGATGATAACTATCATCTAAAACATATAGCACAATATGGTGGATTATCTCCGGTATTAATTCATAAACTCCATGAACATATTAAAAATAATAATCAGGTTCTATTATTACTTAATAATAAAAGTTATCGTCCTGAAATTATTTGTGATGATTGTGGATGGATAGCAGAATGTCCCTTATGCAGTAGTTATTATACTTTATATCGTAAATTACACAAATTACGTTGTCATAATTGTAATACGCAAAGTTTAATACCTATTAAATGTTTGAATTGTTGTTCAATTAATCTTTTAACTGTTGGTATGCGTACAGAAAAACTGGAAGAAAATCTTTACCAACTTTTCCCTAATATTCCTGTTTTGCGCATTGATAGAGATACAATTGAGCAAAGAGAAAAATTACAAAAATATAGGCACAATATTATGAAAAAACCCTGTATTATATTAAGTACTTACCGATTAGAAAAAATAAAATATTTTACTAATGTAACATTATTGATATTATTAGATATAGATAATATTTTATTTTTTAATGATTTTCGAGCTTCTGAACGTTTTGCTCAATTCTATATACAAATGAATCAATACTTACATTTTTATCCAATGAAAAGAGAAATTATATTGCAAAGCTCTAATCCAGAAAATTTTTTTTTAAAAAATTTAATAAAAAAGGGTTATTTTGCTTTTGCGGAAAGTTTATTAATAAACCGTAGGTTATTTTCTTTACCTCCTTGGACTCATCATGTACTCTTAAAAGCAAGAAATCCTGATAGTAAAAAAGCAGAATATTTTTTATATCAGTTACGTAATTTATTAGAAAATATTTCATATAATGATAAATATTTTTTCATTATGGGTCCTGTGCTAGGCAATGGAATTTGGCATTGGCAACTTTTACTTCAACATCCTTACCGTAATATTTTACATGCAATAATAGCTCAGCTGATATTATTAATAGAAAAAAATCCTCTTACTACATATAAGGTGAAATGGATAATAGATATAGATCCTATTGCAAATTAAACTATATTATCATAAATAAAGCAAATATATGTGCTCTTAAATTGAAATAATCAATTTTATGAAAATTAATTTTTTATGTTTACAACAAAGTACTTTATGCTGTAAAGCATATTGTTTACAATATATACTTGTTGTTAATATATTGCTTAATTAGCAATTTGCTATAAAATTAATTATATATTGCAAATAAATTAGATAAAAATATACCTCAATATATAGGTATCAAAAGTACTTGGTAAAAAGTATTGTGAATAATAAATTTACTAAAAGACTATCTTGGTATATATGCTATATAAAATATTTAAAAATAAAATAAATATTCTATATACAATAGTAGTTGTTCAATATTAAATAATATTTATAAAAAGCAGGCAATTAATATAAGTAAATATCTTATATTATACAAATATAAATTATTATTTATAATGTAGATTATTTGAAACATAAAAAATATATGAATTAACTATTGATTTACACACATATAATCTTTATTATGAAATATTATTTGCATAATTGTTAAAAGTCCAATGATCAACAAAGATTATATAAACTCTCAACAAATAAAAAAGGTGTATAGAAGAAATAAGTCTACTAACGATATTAATGTCGTTTTATATTGTGTAATAACAATATTCTTTATTGTTTCTATTAAATATTGCTTTTATATATATAATAAAGAAAATGGCATTCTTCTGGTAGATCCGATAGTTAAATCTATTAGCGATAATTTACCTGCTAAACCTAAGGAGAAATGGAAATATGTTCAAGGATTACAAGAGAATATAGTTAACATTAAAATTCCTAAAATTATTTATTGTGATAATGCTATGCATAATAAATCACGTAATCAAATATCTCTAACAAAACAACAGCTGCAATTTCTAAAAGAAATACAAATAGATGAGAGTCAAAAGCCGGTGATTTTAAATAAAGTATTATGGAATGGTCAAAAAATCAAACCAAAATTTTCTAAATATGCTAAAGTAATAAAGGAAAATATGCCTAAAAGTACTTTAAAAATTAATATAAATAGTAGCTAAATTGTTTTAACAATATTAGCATAATATGCATTATGATCAGCTATAAGTAATTATTGCATTAATTAGTAGTCATGCTCATATAAAATTGTATGATAGTTATCAAATATAATTCATGACTGAATTTATTTTTAAATGCAACAAGGGGTTTTTAGGTGACAACAATATTAAGTGTACGACGTAACACAGAGGTAGTTATTGGTGGTGATGGCCAAGCTACTATGGGTCATACTATAATTAAAGGCAATGTAAAAAAAGTGCGTCGTCTTTATGAAGATAAAGTGATAGCAGGATTTGCTGGTGGTACGGCAGATGCATTTACATTATTCAATCTATTTGAACGTAAGTTAGAGATGTATCAAGGTCATTTAGTTAAAGCAGCTGTAGAACTAGCAAAAGATTGGCGCACCGACCGTATACTACGTCGTTTAGAAGCTATGCTTGCAGTGGCTAATGAATGCGCTTCATTAATTATCAGTGGTAATGGAGATGTAATGCAACCAGAAAATGACTTAATAGCAATAGGTTCAGGAGGTCCTTTTGCTCAAGCTGCTGCACGTGGATTATTAGAAAATACTAAGCTAAACGCACGTGAAATAGTGCAAAAATCTTTAGATATCACAAGTGATATCTGCATTTACACCAATCATAACATTAATATCGAAGCATTATCTTACTAAGGCATAAGGATTCAATCATGTCTGAAATGACCCCTCGTGAAATTGTCAGTGAACTTAATCGCTTTATTATTGGGCAAGATCAAGCTAAACGTGCAGTAGCTATTGCCTTGCGCAATCGTTGGCGACGTATGCAACTTAATTGTGAATTGCGTCATGAAATTACTCCAAAAAACATTTTGATGATCGGTCCTACAGGAGTAGGTAAAACTGAAATAGCACGCAGATTAGCCAAATTAGCTAATGCACCTTTTATTAAGGTAGAAGCT
Protein-coding regions in this window:
- the metF gene encoding methylenetetrahydrofolate reductase, whose product is MVFFHVNQREILNQSISKLNGDVNVSFEFFPPRTNEMKKILWQSILQLSSLKPKFVSVTQGVNPEDCQFTYNVIKDIKNNTKLEVAPHLTCINNTCEELHMIAQKYWSNGIRHIVALRGDSFKNKKNARIYASDLVYLLKKIGDFDISVAAYPEVHPEAKSAQADLINLKRKFDNGANRAITQFFFDIDSYLRFRDRCLAIGIESEIIPGILPILNFKQVQKFASFTNVKIPNWMKIMFQGLDNPEICKMIGASIAIEMVKILSYEGVKNFHFYTMNRYDISYAICHTLGIK
- the metB gene encoding cystathionine gamma-synthase — protein: MTYKQETTAVHSGLNNDEQHGCVVPPIYLSTTYNFIDFNTPRIYDYSRRGNPTRDIVQRTLAELEGGIGAVLTNTGMSAIHLITTAFLKPKDLIIAPYDCYGGTYRLFDSLSQRGVYRVKFIDQNNKVGLEKVFLEKPQLLLIESPSNPLLRVVDIPYLCKIARENGTLSVVDNTFLSPVLQNPLTLGADLVIHSCTKYLNGHSDTLGGVVISKDSSIVNDLAWWANNIGVTSGAFDSYLLLRGLRTLTLRMLSAQNNTLLIIEFLKKQPLVKKLYHPSLPSNPGYKFAVCQQHGFGAMLSFELDVDEYDLRKFLKSLRLFTLAESLGGVESLISHAATMTHAGISAQSRAKAGISETLLRISVGIENPQDLITDLDNAFKSITKN
- the rpmE gene encoding 50S ribosomal protein L31, producing the protein MKKTNIHPTYQNVTIACSCGNIINTRSTLKHKIILDVCGKCHPFYTRKQRIVDTGGRVELFNKRFKIQGSKEK
- the priA gene encoding replication restart helicase PriA yields the protein MNFIQVALFVHLPSLFDYILPPHMYTVQGARVKVPFRNKKLIGIVANISKDSKLPYTKLKHVTEVIDNESLFSPTLWHCLQWAATYYHISLSKVLINALPKFLRQGKLIDEEYICKWKITVKGQEIDINYLYKTPKQQHILNILRQKSLTNHEIFKFNLNKNILNILCDKGLCIVEKCLLQTKDWRNSVSLKNTKVVLNSEQKSVFEAVMDKRKDFHVWLLVTMMSIDKTPVYFSIIEQMLLNGKQILFLVPTIEIAQVITFKLRKIFKVPIDLLHSELKDKERMTIWLRAKRGETAIIIGTRLAVFTPLAYPGIILLEEEHDISYKQPYGWHYHARNLAILRAKKENIPIILASATPTIETLYNVKQGKYNQLILGKNLIQSKVSIDDNYHLKHIAQYGGLSPVLIHKLHEHIKNNNQVLLLLNNKSYRPEIICDDCGWIAECPLCSSYYTLYRKLHKLRCHNCNTQSLIPIKCLNCCSINLLTVGMRTEKLEENLYQLFPNIPVLRIDRDTIEQREKLQKYRHNIMKKPCIILSTYRLEKIKYFTNVTLLILLDIDNILFFNDFRASERFAQFYIQMNQYLHFYPMKREIILQSSNPENFFLKNLIKKGYFAFAESLLINRRLFSLPPWTHHVLLKARNPDSKKAEYFLYQLRNLLENISYNDKYFFIMGPVLGNGIWHWQLLLQHPYRNILHAIIAQLILLIEKNPLTTYKVKWIIDIDPIAN
- the hslV gene encoding ATP-dependent protease subunit HslV; translated protein: MTTILSVRRNTEVVIGGDGQATMGHTIIKGNVKKVRRLYEDKVIAGFAGGTADAFTLFNLFERKLEMYQGHLVKAAVELAKDWRTDRILRRLEAMLAVANECASLIISGNGDVMQPENDLIAIGSGGPFAQAAARGLLENTKLNAREIVQKSLDITSDICIYTNHNINIEALSY